In Methanonatronarchaeum sp. AMET-Sl, one genomic interval encodes:
- a CDS encoding archease yields MEKFKFLEHTADAQFIAYGQTLNQAFENVGLATFEVMMDTDLIEDIEKTEIQVVGDEIDALVYDWLSELIFLFSAENMVFNKFNVEIIEKEKRFQLDAVVWGEKIDMEKHQIHTEVKAPTYHGLSVKKNDFYEIKVLLDT; encoded by the coding sequence ATGGAGAAATTTAAGTTTTTAGAGCACACAGCAGATGCACAGTTTATCGCTTATGGCCAAACTCTCAACCAAGCTTTTGAAAACGTTGGTTTAGCAACATTTGAAGTTATGATGGATACCGATTTAATCGAAGATATTGAGAAAACTGAAATACAGGTAGTTGGCGATGAGATTGATGCGCTTGTTTATGACTGGCTTTCAGAACTCATATTTCTTTTCAGTGCAGAAAACATGGTGTTCAATAAATTCAATGTTGAAATAATTGAAAAGGAAAAAAGATTCCAGTTAGATGCGGTTGTATGGGGTGAAAAAATAGATATGGAAAAACACCAAATTCATACTGAAGTGAAAGCTCCAACATACCATGGGCTTTCAGTAAAGAAAAACGATTTTTATGAAATTAAAGTACTCCTAGACACCTAA
- a CDS encoding RtcB family protein: MKREKLTKINDLTWEIPENYKNCMTVPGRMYLSTDLVDIVEEDTYEQVANVACLPGIVKYSLAMPEAHLGYGFPIGGVAGIDIENGVISPGGVGFDINCGVKTLKTNLELSDVKGGVEELINRLFSNIPSGVGSESKLKLSYNDLDYLLENGLDWALENGYANEEDVIYCEEEGRMDSANADKVSKKAKQRGLSQVGTLGSGNHFLEVQYVDEVLDEEAAENFGLEKNQVVVMIHTGSRGFGHQVCTDYVKKLEKATKKYNIDIPDKQLACAPFDSKEGQDYFSAMACAANYAWVNRQVITSWVRDIFKDYYGNDTELNTLYDVAHNMAKKETHNVDGEKKDLIVHRKGATRAFGPNHSDIPRDYQETGQPVMIPGNMGAPSYILKGTDFAMENTFGSTCHGAGRKMSRSQAKREYWGETVQKELSKQGIYVKATHGAVIAEESPGAYKNPNKVVNVAHNVGISKKVVKLKPLGVAKG, from the coding sequence ATGAAGCGAGAAAAACTAACTAAAATTAATGATTTAACTTGGGAAATCCCAGAAAACTACAAAAACTGTATGACCGTTCCAGGAAGAATGTACCTATCAACAGACCTGGTCGACATAGTTGAAGAAGATACTTACGAACAAGTCGCAAACGTTGCATGTCTACCTGGAATAGTTAAATACTCACTAGCAATGCCTGAAGCCCACCTTGGATATGGATTCCCAATAGGTGGAGTTGCTGGAATCGATATAGAAAACGGTGTAATAAGTCCAGGCGGCGTAGGCTTCGATATCAATTGTGGAGTAAAGACATTAAAGACTAATCTAGAGTTAAGTGACGTCAAAGGAGGGGTTGAAGAACTAATAAATAGATTGTTTTCAAACATACCCTCAGGAGTCGGTTCAGAAAGCAAATTAAAATTGAGTTACAACGACCTTGATTACCTACTGGAAAATGGATTGGATTGGGCTTTAGAAAATGGTTATGCAAATGAAGAAGATGTAATATATTGTGAAGAAGAAGGACGTATGGATAGTGCTAACGCTGATAAAGTTAGTAAAAAAGCTAAACAAAGAGGTCTAAGTCAGGTTGGAACTCTTGGAAGCGGAAACCATTTCCTTGAAGTACAGTATGTAGATGAAGTATTGGATGAAGAAGCTGCAGAAAATTTTGGGCTGGAAAAGAACCAGGTAGTTGTAATGATTCATACTGGAAGCCGGGGATTCGGACATCAAGTATGCACCGACTATGTTAAAAAACTTGAGAAAGCTACAAAGAAATACAACATAGATATTCCAGATAAACAGCTTGCTTGTGCTCCATTCGACTCAAAAGAAGGGCAAGATTACTTCTCTGCAATGGCTTGTGCAGCAAATTATGCATGGGTGAATCGACAAGTAATAACAAGTTGGGTTAGAGATATATTCAAAGATTATTATGGAAACGATACAGAACTCAACACACTTTATGATGTCGCCCATAACATGGCTAAAAAAGAGACGCACAATGTTGATGGAGAAAAAAAAGATCTAATAGTTCATCGTAAAGGAGCTACAAGGGCTTTTGGACCAAACCACAGCGATATACCAAGAGATTACCAAGAAACTGGACAACCAGTAATGATTCCTGGGAATATGGGTGCACCTTCTTACATACTTAAGGGAACCGATTTCGCTATGGAAAACACATTTGGTTCAACCTGCCATGGTGCTGGAAGGAAAATGAGTCGATCACAAGCTAAGAGGGAGTATTGGGGGGAAACTGTTCAAAAAGAGCTTTCAAAACAAGGTATATATGTAAAAGCAACACATGGAGCAGTAATAGCTGAAGAATCACCAGGAGCCTATAAAAACCCTAATAAAGTTGTGAACGTAGCTCACAACGTAGGTATATCTAAAAAAGTTGTTAAATTAAAGCCTCTTGGAGTCGCCAAAGGATAA
- a CDS encoding DUF211 domain-containing protein, whose protein sequence is MSGVIKRVVLDVLKPHEPSLLELATSISTISGIEGVNLSLYEVDQQTENVKVTIEGNKIDFNEVKKIIEETGAVIHSIDEVAAGKQLVEEVETLQDR, encoded by the coding sequence ATGTCTGGCGTTATCAAAAGAGTAGTTTTGGATGTATTGAAACCACACGAACCAAGTTTACTAGAACTAGCTACAAGCATAAGCACTATTTCAGGAATCGAAGGAGTCAACCTAAGTTTATATGAAGTAGATCAACAAACAGAGAATGTTAAAGTCACAATCGAAGGAAACAAAATAGATTTCAATGAAGTTAAGAAAATAATAGAAGAAACTGGAGCTGTTATACACAGCATAGATGAAGTAGCAGCAGGAAAACAGTTAGTTGAAGAAGTAGAGACACTTCAAGACCGTTAA
- a CDS encoding V-type ATP synthase subunit D: MSKDIVDGVRPIRMDLLEMRERLELAEKGHDLLEEKRDALIMELFEVVKEAKGIREELEQELEDAFRMLIEAEAESGAVKVESLTTSVKETELEFETAKKNIMGVTVPKLEKKGNPKRKYRERGFSPIDTPPQLDEAAERFEEVLDMIVLVAEIEESIRLLSEEIEKTKRRVNALEYNLIPKFENTVDYIEMKLDEMERESFFRLKRVKAKLER; encoded by the coding sequence ATGTCTAAAGATATCGTTGACGGTGTCCGTCCCATCCGGATGGACCTTCTCGAGATGCGGGAAAGACTAGAGCTAGCGGAAAAAGGACACGACCTACTGGAAGAAAAAAGAGACGCCCTAATAATGGAGTTATTCGAGGTCGTTAAAGAAGCAAAAGGAATCAGAGAAGAACTCGAACAAGAACTTGAAGATGCATTCCGAATGCTAATAGAGGCAGAGGCAGAATCTGGAGCAGTTAAAGTAGAATCACTAACAACCTCAGTCAAAGAAACTGAACTCGAGTTTGAAACGGCCAAGAAAAACATAATGGGCGTAACTGTACCCAAACTAGAGAAAAAAGGCAACCCAAAACGTAAATACAGAGAAAGAGGTTTTTCACCAATAGACACACCACCACAACTCGACGAAGCAGCTGAAAGATTCGAAGAAGTCCTCGACATGATTGTACTGGTAGCCGAAATAGAAGAAAGCATCAGACTACTATCCGAAGAAATCGAGAAAACCAAAAGACGAGTCAACGCACTAGAATACAACCTCATACCAAAATTCGAAAACACCGTTGACTACATTGAAATGAAACTCGATGAAATGGAAAGAGAATCCTTCTTCCGACTAAAAAGAGTTAAAGCAAAACTTGAAAGATAA
- a CDS encoding V-type ATP synthase subunit B has protein sequence MSKSGAIEYSTVSEVSGSIMVVEEVSGVAYDEVVEVVGSDGVKRRGKVLEAEGDRAVIQIFEGTRGLDTKNTKVRFTGQTMRIGVSEDLLGRVLDGTGRPIDGGPEIIPDEERDIYGSSINPEAREHPEEFIETGISVIDGMNTLVRGQKLPVFTVSGLPHNELAAQIARQARVRGGEEEDFAVVFAAMGITNEESNFFMKSFEKTGALERTVVLLNLADDPAVERIVTPRIALTVAEYLAYEKDMHILVLLTDLTNYCEALREIAAAREEVPGRRGYPGYMYTDLAGIYERAGKIKNKEGTITQIPMLTMPDDDITHPIPDLTGYITEGQIVFSRNIHRKGIYPPIDVLPCLSRLMDSGIGEGKTREDHGDVSDQLYSSYAEGRDLRDLVAVVGEEALTERDRMYLNIADDFEEKFVSQKLDERRTIEETLQIAWDIFSQLPKKELKRIDRDYIEKYYQPSETEETEETEAAETEQ, from the coding sequence ATGAGCAAATCCGGAGCAATAGAATATTCAACAGTATCTGAAGTATCAGGCTCCATAATGGTCGTTGAAGAAGTATCAGGAGTAGCCTACGACGAAGTCGTCGAAGTCGTCGGAAGCGACGGAGTCAAAAGAAGAGGTAAAGTACTAGAAGCCGAAGGAGACCGAGCAGTAATCCAGATATTCGAAGGAACAAGAGGCCTAGACACCAAAAACACAAAAGTCCGATTCACAGGCCAGACAATGAGAATAGGTGTATCCGAAGACCTACTCGGAAGAGTACTAGACGGAACCGGCCGACCAATCGATGGTGGACCAGAAATAATCCCAGATGAAGAAAGAGACATCTATGGATCATCCATAAACCCAGAAGCAAGAGAACACCCAGAAGAATTCATCGAAACAGGTATATCCGTAATCGACGGAATGAACACACTGGTACGAGGACAGAAACTACCAGTCTTCACAGTATCAGGACTACCCCACAACGAACTCGCAGCCCAAATAGCAAGACAAGCACGAGTCCGTGGAGGAGAAGAAGAAGACTTCGCTGTTGTATTCGCAGCCATGGGAATAACAAACGAAGAATCAAACTTCTTCATGAAAAGCTTCGAAAAAACAGGAGCATTAGAAAGAACAGTCGTCCTACTCAACCTAGCAGACGACCCAGCAGTCGAAAGAATCGTCACACCAAGAATCGCACTAACAGTCGCCGAATACCTAGCATATGAAAAAGACATGCACATACTCGTCCTACTAACAGACCTAACAAACTACTGCGAAGCACTACGGGAAATCGCAGCAGCAAGAGAAGAAGTACCAGGAAGAAGAGGATACCCAGGATACATGTACACCGACCTAGCAGGCATATACGAAAGAGCAGGAAAAATCAAAAACAAAGAAGGAACAATCACCCAAATACCCATGCTAACAATGCCCGACGACGACATAACACACCCAATACCAGACCTAACAGGATACATAACAGAAGGCCAGATAGTTTTCTCAAGAAACATACATAGAAAAGGAATATACCCACCAATCGACGTCCTACCATGCCTCTCCCGACTAATGGACTCAGGAATAGGAGAAGGCAAAACAAGAGAAGACCACGGAGACGTAAGCGACCAACTCTACTCAAGCTACGCAGAAGGAAGAGACCTAAGAGACCTAGTAGCAGTTGTCGGAGAAGAAGCATTAACCGAAAGAGACAGAATGTACCTCAACATAGCCGACGACTTCGAAGAAAAATTCGTTTCACAAAAACTCGATGAAAGAAGAACAATAGAAGAAACACTCCAAATCGCTTGGGACATATTCTCACAACTACCAAAAAAAGAACTCAAAAGAATCGACCGAGACTACATAGAAAAATACTACCAACCCAGTGAAACCGAAGAAACCGAAGAAACCGAAGCTGCAGAAACAGAACAATAA
- a CDS encoding V-type ATP synthase subunit A, with protein sequence MESSGEEGRIVKVSGPVVEADNMKGTEMYEVVKIGEMGLFGEVIELDGDKAVIQCYEETSGVAPGEKVVNTGQPLSVDLAPGLMSSIFDGIQRPLNYIRQEGGDFIPRGIEVPSIDFEKKWEFQPEVSEGDEVRELTILGTVPETEIVEHRVMVPRGIKGTVKTIKEGEYTVDEPIAEIETPEGEIEEIKMLRRWPVREPRPQDEKLNPDEPLITGQRVLDTFFPMTKGGTAAIPGGFGTGKTVLQHQVSKWADADVIIFIGCGERGNEMAEVLEEFPALEDPETGESLMERTILIANTSNMPVAARESSIYTGITLAEYYRDMGYNVALQADSTSRWAEALREISGRLEEMPGEEGYPAYLATRLAEFYERAGMVRQEDRKGSVSVVGAVSPPGGDFSEPVTQNTLRIVKVFWALSTELKDRRHFPAIDWLESYSLYNEDVKKWWDQEIKDGWLELRRKSLELLQQEDELQEVVQLVGPDALPEKERVVLDVSRILREDFLQQNAFHDVDTYCSPKKQMEMLETILQFHEVATEAVDQGVPADKIAEMEVKQRIARMKEVPEEDFEQEVTDIRNQMKNEVDKLKKEVRR encoded by the coding sequence GTGGAATCCAGTGGTGAAGAAGGCAGAATAGTTAAAGTTTCAGGCCCAGTTGTCGAAGCCGACAACATGAAAGGAACAGAGATGTACGAGGTAGTGAAAATAGGAGAAATGGGTCTATTCGGAGAAGTCATCGAGTTAGACGGCGATAAAGCCGTAATACAGTGTTATGAAGAAACATCAGGAGTCGCTCCAGGAGAAAAGGTCGTTAACACAGGCCAACCCCTATCCGTCGACCTAGCTCCAGGACTAATGAGCTCAATATTCGATGGAATACAACGACCCCTGAACTACATAAGACAAGAAGGAGGAGACTTCATACCACGTGGTATAGAAGTACCATCAATAGACTTCGAAAAAAAATGGGAGTTCCAGCCAGAAGTATCAGAAGGAGACGAAGTAAGAGAACTAACAATACTTGGAACAGTCCCAGAAACAGAGATAGTTGAACACAGAGTAATGGTTCCAAGAGGAATCAAAGGAACAGTAAAAACAATAAAAGAAGGCGAATACACAGTAGACGAACCAATAGCCGAAATAGAGACCCCGGAAGGAGAAATAGAAGAAATAAAGATGTTGAGAAGATGGCCGGTAAGAGAGCCAAGACCACAAGACGAAAAACTCAATCCAGACGAACCCTTAATAACAGGACAAAGAGTCCTCGACACATTCTTCCCAATGACAAAAGGCGGTACAGCAGCAATTCCCGGAGGATTCGGAACCGGAAAAACAGTCCTACAACACCAAGTATCCAAATGGGCAGACGCAGACGTAATAATATTCATTGGATGTGGAGAACGAGGAAACGAAATGGCAGAAGTTCTCGAAGAATTCCCAGCACTAGAAGACCCAGAAACCGGCGAATCACTAATGGAAAGAACAATCCTAATAGCAAACACCAGCAACATGCCGGTAGCCGCCCGAGAATCATCAATCTACACAGGAATAACACTAGCCGAATACTACAGAGACATGGGATACAACGTAGCACTACAAGCAGACTCAACATCAAGGTGGGCCGAAGCATTAAGAGAAATCTCAGGCCGACTTGAAGAAATGCCTGGAGAAGAAGGATACCCAGCATACCTCGCAACACGGCTCGCAGAATTCTACGAAAGAGCCGGAATGGTAAGACAAGAAGACAGAAAAGGATCAGTCTCAGTAGTAGGCGCAGTATCACCACCAGGCGGAGACTTCTCAGAACCAGTAACCCAAAACACACTCCGGATAGTCAAAGTATTCTGGGCCCTAAGCACAGAACTAAAAGACAGAAGACACTTCCCAGCAATAGACTGGCTCGAATCCTACTCACTATACAACGAAGACGTCAAAAAATGGTGGGACCAAGAAATAAAAGACGGATGGCTCGAACTAAGAAGAAAATCACTTGAACTATTACAACAAGAAGACGAACTACAAGAAGTAGTACAACTTGTAGGGCCAGACGCATTACCAGAAAAAGAAAGAGTAGTATTAGATGTATCAAGAATCTTAAGAGAAGACTTCCTACAACAAAACGCCTTCCACGACGTAGACACATACTGCTCACCCAAAAAACAAATGGAGATGCTAGAAACAATCCTACAGTTCCACGAAGTAGCAACAGAAGCAGTTGACCAAGGCGTACCAGCAGACAAAATAGCAGAAATGGAAGTCAAACAAAGAATAGCCCGGATGAAAGAAGTACCAGAAGAAGATTTCGAACAAGAAGTCACAGACATCCGGAACCAAATGAAAAATGAAGTAGACAAACTTAAAAAGGAGGTTAGAAGATGA
- a CDS encoding V-type ATP synthase subunit F, whose amino-acid sequence MKVAVIADEDTVTGFKLAGVKEASVAKEGEEFEDALYELSDDIGIVITTERIAEQNREELKRFRDRGDVFPIIVEIPDKHGSTQSQLQEMVKKAVGVEIDLEDI is encoded by the coding sequence GTGAAAGTAGCTGTAATCGCCGATGAAGACACCGTAACAGGCTTCAAACTAGCCGGAGTAAAAGAAGCTTCAGTAGCGAAAGAAGGAGAAGAATTCGAAGACGCATTATATGAATTAAGCGACGACATAGGCATAGTGATAACAACAGAAAGAATCGCAGAACAAAACCGAGAAGAATTAAAGAGATTCAGAGACAGAGGAGACGTATTCCCAATTATAGTTGAGATACCTGACAAACATGGGTCAACACAATCCCAGTTACAGGAAATGGTTAAGAAAGCAGTTGGTGTAGAGATAGATCTAGAAGACATCTAA
- a CDS encoding V-type ATPase subunit, with protein sequence MKETGISSLDFSLGRVRAKKAKLISPQKMTEIAQTDTVSEAIEMLKDTEYSENISKDEDYFDVDRELCNHLLKEENNIAKYSPEILKKVFREYMNRWDVQNLKVALRAIKDKDHDYREFLIETDTELYNLIDDIAKSMDYKEAAEKLKKTEYSFLVPILQEIDEQEDLLEPEVLLDLKLYENIMNKVKRSDTRIKKYFEKHDKNIERYFGLLVDRVNVETVLRSIRDEMDPEEIEQFLIEPYKIDIEILLTMAEYDELGKAVQELKETYFEPLTELKDCECPEVVEKASIKLDKILKKTAMEIYRDEPLGPGVILGYLALKRIEVQNLRKIFTYKNAGLSYEEISEVLVL encoded by the coding sequence ATGAAAGAAACAGGAATCTCTTCACTAGATTTTTCTCTTGGTAGGGTACGGGCGAAAAAAGCAAAGTTAATTTCGCCTCAAAAAATGACAGAGATCGCGCAAACCGACACTGTGTCGGAAGCAATAGAGATGCTTAAAGACACTGAGTACAGTGAAAATATCTCGAAAGATGAAGACTATTTTGATGTAGATCGAGAACTCTGCAATCATCTTCTTAAAGAAGAAAACAACATAGCGAAATACAGTCCAGAAATACTGAAAAAGGTATTTAGAGAATACATGAACCGTTGGGACGTTCAAAACCTCAAAGTAGCATTGAGGGCGATTAAAGATAAAGACCATGACTACAGAGAGTTCTTAATAGAAACAGATACAGAGCTATACAACCTAATAGACGATATAGCAAAATCCATGGACTATAAAGAAGCGGCAGAGAAACTCAAAAAAACTGAATACAGTTTTTTAGTTCCAATACTTCAAGAAATCGATGAACAAGAAGACCTACTGGAACCAGAAGTTCTCTTAGACCTAAAGCTTTACGAAAACATAATGAATAAAGTCAAACGCAGCGACACAAGAATAAAAAAATACTTCGAAAAACACGACAAAAACATTGAAAGATACTTCGGTCTATTGGTAGACCGAGTCAACGTAGAAACAGTTCTCAGGTCAATAAGAGACGAAATGGATCCAGAAGAAATCGAACAATTCTTGATAGAGCCCTACAAAATAGACATCGAAATACTTTTAACAATGGCTGAATACGACGAGTTAGGAAAAGCAGTCCAAGAACTAAAAGAAACCTACTTCGAACCACTCACCGAACTAAAAGACTGCGAATGCCCTGAAGTTGTAGAAAAAGCATCGATAAAACTCGACAAAATACTTAAGAAAACCGCTATGGAGATATATCGCGACGAACCACTTGGGCCAGGAGTAATACTAGGATACCTCGCCTTAAAGAGGATAGAGGTTCAGAACCTCAGAAAAATATTTACATACAAAAACGCAGGCCTGAGTTATGAAGAGATCTCGGAGGTCTTGGTACTGTGA
- a CDS encoding methyltransferase domain-containing protein translates to MKEKIKEFYSKVAEGEVDGFTEIDVNESPEAETASEDLISLGCDYPLHDIKMEGKETVLELGSGGGLNCFITSQLLPKGEVVGLDFSGEMAYKAQKDINDLDIDNIEFVVGDAEKIPFKENTFDVVFTNCVLNLIKKEMALDCINKILKPGGRAYFSEIIVNKDIPEELREDISMVVTCLAGANTEKQLEEKLNQNGLKITDRQNKERILSMDPEGLVFHKVRIEAKHIN, encoded by the coding sequence ATGAAAGAAAAGATAAAAGAGTTTTATTCAAAGGTAGCCGAAGGCGAGGTAGATGGGTTCACTGAAATCGATGTAAACGAATCTCCGGAGGCAGAAACCGCCTCCGAAGACCTAATATCACTTGGATGTGATTATCCATTACATGATATAAAGATGGAAGGCAAAGAAACAGTTTTAGAGTTAGGTTCCGGTGGAGGCCTAAACTGTTTTATAACATCTCAACTACTACCAAAAGGAGAGGTAGTCGGCCTTGATTTCTCTGGAGAAATGGCTTATAAAGCCCAAAAAGACATAAACGATTTAGATATCGATAACATAGAGTTCGTTGTAGGCGACGCCGAAAAAATACCTTTTAAAGAAAACACATTCGATGTAGTTTTCACCAACTGTGTTTTAAACCTAATTAAAAAAGAAATGGCTTTGGACTGCATAAACAAAATATTAAAGCCAGGTGGCAGAGCCTATTTTTCTGAAATAATAGTTAACAAGGATATACCCGAAGAATTAAGAGAAGATATATCCATGGTTGTAACGTGCCTTGCTGGAGCCAACACGGAAAAACAACTTGAAGAAAAACTAAACCAAAATGGACTTAAAATCACTGACAGACAGAACAAAGAAAGAATATTATCCATGGATCCTGAGGGACTTGTCTTCCATAAAGTACGGATCGAAGCAAAACACATAAATTAA
- the trsS gene encoding radical SAM (seleno)protein TrsS, with protein sequence MVKKLGEYKSVCPECLGVIVGEKYIENDEVVLEKKCEEHGVFKTVTSRNSDFYLGMEDFEVDRTKPTSPKTIREEGCPMDCGLCNEHKQHTCIAVLEVTENCDMNCSICFADSKKGGDYYEPSLDQIRDMFETVKERSDGSSLVQISGGEPTIRDDLPEIIRMGREIGIDHIELNTNGVRIARDPEFFKKICDEGIDSLYLSFDGVSDNVYEKRYGKPLLEEKVKAIERAAEAGVGVVLVPTVAKGYNINEVGEIVDFAKELIPAVKGVHFQPVSLFGRSPSWLDEDSRVTLWETAKAIENQTEGQIGVKNFTPTSCPSVHCDVSCLAILDENDEFLPLTDKTLGASGQVGDIAEKTKSSVENRWKGSRCGCESDPQELLDTMSSDDSCCEAGGWEDFVRRAMENYLTISIMDFQDAWTHETNRTEKCCIHVVVPDGRMIPFCNFNLTNKNGESLYREKIYSKYRD encoded by the coding sequence TTGGTTAAAAAATTAGGAGAATATAAAAGTGTATGTCCAGAGTGTCTTGGAGTCATTGTTGGAGAGAAATATATAGAAAATGATGAAGTGGTTCTTGAAAAAAAATGTGAGGAACATGGTGTCTTTAAAACAGTGACATCAAGAAATTCAGATTTCTATTTAGGGATGGAGGATTTCGAGGTTGATCGTACAAAACCAACATCTCCAAAAACAATAAGAGAAGAAGGATGTCCAATGGATTGTGGGCTCTGCAATGAACATAAACAACATACATGCATCGCTGTTTTGGAGGTAACTGAAAACTGCGATATGAATTGCTCTATTTGTTTTGCTGACTCAAAAAAAGGTGGAGATTACTATGAACCATCTTTAGACCAGATTAGAGATATGTTTGAAACAGTTAAAGAGAGGTCAGATGGTAGTTCTCTTGTTCAAATATCTGGTGGAGAACCCACAATTAGAGACGACCTTCCAGAAATAATTAGGATGGGTAGAGAGATTGGTATAGACCACATCGAATTAAATACAAATGGTGTGAGAATAGCTAGAGACCCAGAGTTCTTCAAAAAAATATGTGATGAAGGAATCGATTCACTTTACCTTAGTTTCGATGGGGTTTCAGATAATGTTTATGAAAAAAGATATGGAAAACCACTACTTGAAGAGAAAGTAAAGGCAATAGAGAGAGCTGCAGAAGCCGGAGTTGGTGTAGTGCTTGTACCAACTGTTGCTAAAGGCTACAACATTAATGAAGTAGGCGAAATAGTTGATTTTGCAAAAGAACTGATTCCAGCGGTTAAGGGAGTTCATTTCCAACCAGTCTCGTTGTTTGGAAGATCTCCTTCTTGGCTAGATGAAGACAGCAGAGTAACCCTGTGGGAAACTGCTAAAGCAATTGAAAACCAGACAGAAGGTCAGATAGGGGTTAAAAACTTCACTCCAACCTCCTGTCCAAGTGTACATTGTGATGTCAGTTGTCTCGCAATATTAGATGAGAACGATGAGTTTCTTCCATTAACAGATAAAACACTTGGGGCCTCAGGACAAGTCGGAGATATAGCAGAAAAGACAAAATCATCTGTAGAAAATCGATGGAAAGGAAGTCGATGTGGCTGTGAATCAGATCCTCAAGAACTATTAGACACCATGAGTTCCGACGACTCCTGTTGTGAAGCAGGAGGATGGGAAGACTTTGTTAGGAGAGCAATGGAAAACTACCTAACAATATCAATAATGGATTTCCAAGACGCATGGACACATGAAACAAACAGAACAGAGAAATGTTGCATACACGTTGTTGTCCCAGACGGAAGGATGATACCTTTCTGTAACTTCAACCTAACAAACAAAAACGGTGAATCTCTATATCGAGAAAAAATATACTCCAAATACAGAGATTGA
- a CDS encoding uroporphyrinogen decarboxylase family protein, which translates to MPRDDFLPNIDEEWLGKAATLWTTPFADTPSDRVIVDPILLSNAATLFRKDTKYFWQNPDDAVRMVCNACEIYDITPVGHYLWGDYWGEDYGAKLKYTEKSPPVIDEYPLKEPEDVDDLEIKGPEELAEGPTLERHFTALDTCLDEYPDMFAPVTQFNGAFDVASNMVQAEQLLMWLIREPEIVEDLVYKMADHMLQANRAVADRYGMNVMIAGSVVANGDLLNRDQIERFNYEPTCKAVKDTLKDGSGPGVYYHLCGEHKDDWDLWTDAPMSPFTVMQIGYEDGEIFSADKLVENFGDKCTTFGVVDTSLVQMGSPREVYDQAVDQLEKGKDSPRGFILGTACECPTYAPVGNIHAMVRAAKDHGQYERF; encoded by the coding sequence ATGCCAAGAGATGATTTTTTACCCAATATAGATGAAGAATGGTTAGGGAAAGCCGCGACATTATGGACAACGCCATTCGCCGATACACCATCGGACCGGGTCATTGTAGACCCAATACTTCTGTCAAACGCTGCAACGCTATTCAGGAAAGACACCAAGTATTTCTGGCAGAATCCCGATGATGCAGTACGAATGGTTTGTAATGCTTGTGAAATATACGACATAACTCCAGTAGGCCATTATTTATGGGGAGATTACTGGGGAGAAGACTATGGAGCTAAACTCAAATATACTGAAAAAAGTCCACCAGTCATAGATGAATACCCACTAAAAGAACCCGAAGACGTAGACGACCTAGAGATAAAAGGTCCAGAAGAACTTGCAGAAGGCCCTACACTTGAAAGACACTTTACAGCACTAGACACCTGTCTAGACGAATACCCCGATATGTTTGCACCGGTAACACAATTCAATGGAGCATTCGATGTAGCCTCAAACATGGTTCAAGCAGAACAACTATTAATGTGGTTAATAAGAGAGCCGGAGATTGTAGAAGACCTTGTATATAAAATGGCCGACCACATGCTACAAGCAAACAGAGCAGTCGCTGATAGATATGGAATGAACGTTATGATAGCCGGTTCAGTTGTTGCAAATGGTGACCTACTCAACCGAGATCAAATCGAGAGATTCAACTACGAGCCAACCTGTAAAGCCGTGAAAGACACGTTGAAAGACGGTTCAGGCCCAGGAGTATATTACCACCTATGTGGTGAACACAAAGACGACTGGGACCTATGGACCGACGCACCAATGTCCCCATTCACCGTTATGCAGATAGGATACGAAGATGGAGAAATATTCTCAGCAGATAAATTAGTTGAAAACTTCGGAGATAAATGTACAACATTCGGTGTAGTAGACACATCACTTGTCCAGATGGGGTCTCCAAGAGAAGTATACGATCAAGCTGTAGATCAGCTTGAAAAAGGAAAAGACAGCCCAAGAGGATTCATACTAGGAACAGCCTGTGAATGCCCAACATACGCACCAGTAGGAAATATACATGCAATGGTGAGGGCGGCCAAAGACCATGGACAGTATGAGAGGTTCTAA